Proteins encoded together in one Juglans regia cultivar Chandler chromosome 9, Walnut 2.0, whole genome shotgun sequence window:
- the LOC108994355 gene encoding DUF21 domain-containing protein At1g55930, chloroplastic-like yields the protein MALEASIFNAPRFISGPKSLCLVPYFDRQMRMPMKILEKNKLHPLRLPLNCVGPCGYRSYFSTRYQEKNLLLSSAGSKFVGEDSESSCGKDGVSVVNLDFVTRLVALGIILAAMGCVVLVFGCRRVFAMEGAVNAGYGVIGQNILLLRNAWPKTLQVLRVLKEQGLVLAALLGLSAFFSMAETSITTLWPWKVRELAEKEPENGVFRKLRSDVTRFLTTILIGTTVVNIGATALVTKAATAIFGEAGVSAATGVMTVAILLLTEITPKSIAVHNATEVARFVVRPVAWLSLVLYPVGRVVTYLSMGMLKILGLKGRSEPYVTEEELKLMLRGAELSGAIEEEEQDMIENVLEIKDTHVREVMTPLVDVVAIDDSATLVDFHNLWVTHQYSRVPVFEQRVDNIVGIAYAMDLLDYVQKGELLESTTVGDMAHKPAYFVPDSMSVWNLLREFRIRKVHMAVVLNEYGGTVGLVTLEDVVEEIVGEIFDENDSKEEIQKKTGYIVMRAEGIFDVDANTSIDQLSEDLNIKMPEGHQYETVSGFICEAFGYIPRTGESIKVVLEKANQEENDESKSDNQDQKEKHQIFELEILAGNARKVSAVRFERINNGDTMLETKEVTRLFPKIVKRKWSGDEDSDGTEYDGDSFPRTQEDGLSNEDKDDHDSRSRQ from the exons atggCGCTTGAAGCTTCGATTTTTAATGCGCCGAGGTTCATTTCCGGCCCGAAATCGTTATGTTTGGTGCCTTACTTCGATCGGCAAATGAGAATGCCGATGAAGATTTTGGAGAAAAATAAGCTGCACCCATTGCGATTACCATTGAATTGCGTTGGTCCTTGTGGTTATAGGAGCTATTTCAGTACTAGATATCAAGAAAAAAACTTGCTTTTAAGTAGTGCTGGTTCGAAATTTGTAGGTGAAGATAGTGAGAGTTCGTGTGGTAAAGATGGGGTTTCAGTTGTGAATTTAGACTTTGTCACAAGGTTAGTGGCGCTCGGGATTATTTTGGCGGCAATGGGTTGTGTGGTTTTGGTGTTTGGGTGTAGGAGAGTCTTTGCTATGGAAGGTGCGGTGAATGCTGGTTATGGTGTAATTGGGCAGAACATTTTGTTGTTGAGGAATGCGTGGCCAAAGACTTTACAGGTTCTTCGGGTTTTGAAAGAGCAAGGTCTGGTTTTGGCAGCGCTTTTGGGTCTCTCAGCATTCTTCTCAATGGCAGAGACTTCGATTACTACGCTTTGGCCATGGAAG GTGCGTGAGTTGGCTGAAAAGGAGCCTGAGAACGGCGTCTTCAGAAAGCTTCGCAGTGATGTCACCCGGTTCCTAACTACTATACTTATTGGCACAAC AGTTGTCAATATCGGAGCAACTGCTTTAGTCACAAAAGCCGCAACAGCAATATTCGGTGAAGCTGGTGTTAGTGCAGCAACTGGAGTAATGACC GTAGCCATTTTGCTCCTCACAGAGATCACTCCAAAAAGTATAGCTGTTCATAATGCCACTGAGGTTGCTAGGTTTGTG GTCAGACCAGTGGCGTGGCTTTCCTTGGTATTGTATCCTGTTGGGAGAGTtgttacatatttatctatggGGATGCTAAAAATCCTTGGTTTAAAAGGAAGAAG TGAACCATATGTAACTGAAGAGGAGTTGAAACTGATGTTGCGAGGGGCAGAGTTGAGTGGGGCAATAGAGGAGGAAGAACAG GATATGATTGAAAATGTGTTGGAGATTAAAGATACCCATGTTAGAGAGGTGATGACGCCTCTTGTAGATGTAGTTGCAATTGATGACAGTGCTACGCTTGtagattttcataatttgtGGGTGACCCATCAATATTCAAG GGTGCCTGTTTTTGAGCAGCGTGTTGATAATATAGTGGGAATTGCATATGCCATGGATCTGCTGGATTATGTTCAGAAG GGTGAGCTGCTAGAAAGTACCACTGTTGGAGATATGGCTCACAAACCTGCATACTTTGTGCCTG ATTCAATGTCAGTCTGGAATCTCCTTAGAGAGTTTCGCATCAGGAAGGTTCACATGGCTGTTGTGCTTAACGAATATGGTGGAACTGTGGGA CTTGTAACCCTGGAAGACGTGGTTGAGGAGATTGTTGGTGAAATTTTTGACGAAAATGATTCAAAG GAAGAGATTCAGAAGAAAACTGGCTACATTGTAATGCGAGCAGAGGGAATATTTGATGTGGATGCAAACACTTCTATTGATCAACTCTCTGAagacttaaatatcaaaatgcCAGAG GGTCATCAATATGAGACAGTGTCGGGTTTTATATGTGAGGCATTTGGGTATATCCCGCGGACAGGTGAGAGTATAAAAGTGGTCCTTGAAAAAGCAAATCAAGAGGAGAATGATGAGTCCAAATCTGACAACCAGGATCAGAAGGAAAAGCATCAAATTTTTGAACTTGAG ATACTTGCAGGAAATGCCAGGAAGGTCAGTGCTGTTCGATTTGAACGGATTAACAATGGTGACACGATGTTGGAGACCAAAGAGGTGACTCGGTTGTTTCCCAAAATCGTGAAGAGGAAATGGAGTGGTGATGAGGACTCGGATGGTACAGAATATGATGGGGACTCATTCCCGAGGACACAGGAGGATGGCCTCTCTAATGAAGATAAAGATGATCATGATAGTCGCAGTAGACAATAG
- the LOC108994383 gene encoding 30S ribosomal protein S10, chloroplastic: protein MAISSFSASLVPSIPLSNSSPFNSKPALSYVPFYAAKTLKLQAFKPSLSSTRVYAAPEVLESPEALDPPPEILDGSESTSFEVGGSETPSTSSLSIGADSDKMAPKQKIRIKLRSYWVPLIEDSCKQIMDAARTTNAKTMGPVPLPTKKRIFCVLKSPHVHKDARFHFEIRTHQRLIDILYPTAQTIDSLMQLDLPAGVDVEVKL, encoded by the exons ATGGCAATTTCTTCATTCTCTGCATCCCTAGTTCCTTCCATCCCTCTTTCAAATTCTTCTCCATTTAATTCGAAGCCAGCCCTCTCTTATGTTCCTTTCTACGCTGCTAAAACCTTAAAGCTTCAAGCCTTTAAACCCTCACTTTCATCGACTAGGGTTTATGCTGCTCCTGAAGTTCTGGAGTCCCCAGAAGCCCTAGACCCACCTCCTGAAATACTAGATGGTTCTGAGTCTACAAGCTTTGAG GTTGGAGGTTCCGAGACTCCCAGCACGTCTTCGCTCAGTATCGGTGCAGATTCAGACAAG ATGGCACCAAAGCAGAAAATTAGAATTAAACTTAGATCATACTGGGTGCCGTTAATAGAGGACTCCTGCAAGCAGATAATGGATGCTGCAAGGACTACCAATGCAAAAACCATGGGTCCTGTTCCATTGCCAACCAAGAAGAGAATCTTTTGTGTTCTCAAATCTCCGCATGTGCACAAGGATGCCAGGTTCCATTTTGAGATCCGGACTCACCAGCGCCTCATTGATATTCTTTACCCAACTGCACAAACAATTGATTCTCTGATGCAACTTGATCTTCCTGCTGGTGTTGATGTGGAGGTCAAGCTCTGA
- the LOC108994369 gene encoding pectinesterase QRT1-like yields the protein MGLYSVFRATFLVVFLVGIQEISSVEGQDVYGKNYISWGDLKVDEKKVASGLIVGDDKYGQRQVIVVDKNGRGDSLTVQGAVDMVPENNTQRVKIYIHPGIYREKVFVPSSKPYISLIGNQNGQSDTIITWNDKASDKDRNGIQLGTYGSASVAIESDYFCATGITFENTVVAVPGGHGMQAVALRIAGDKAVFYRVGILGTQDTLLDDTGSHYFYQSHIRGSVDFIFGRSRSLYEDCVIQSTAKNWGAIAAHHRDLPYENTGFSFVNCRITGTGSILLGRAWGVYSRVVFSHCNMDDIITPSGWSDWMEPSRQKTVVFGEYQCRGRGADKRGRVPWSKSFSYEEVRPFLDKKFIDGEQWLRL from the exons ATGGGTTTGTACTCTGTTTTCAGAGCAACTTTTCTTGTGGTTTTCTTGGTTGGTATTCAAGAGATCAGTTCTGTGGAAGGCCAGGACGTGTATGGAAAGAACTATATTAGTTGGGGTGATCTGAAGGTCGATGAGAAGAAGGTGGCCTCAGGATTGATCGTCGGAGATGATAAATATGGACAGAGGCAGGTTATTGTGGTTGACAAGAATGGTAGGGGAGATTCTCTGACGGTTCAGGGAGCGGTTGACATGGTTCCAGAGAACAATACACAGcgagttaaaatatatattcaccCAGGAATATACAg AGAGAAGGTCTTTGTGCCAAGTTCCAAGCCATATATTTCATTGATTGGGAACCAGAACGGACAGTCTGATACCATAATTACTTGGAACGATAAAGCATCCGATAAAGATCGCAACGGAATTCAACTTGGAACCTATGGATCAGCTTCTGTAGCCATAGAGTCTGATTACTTTTGTGCAACTGGAATCACTTTTGAG AACACAGTAGTTGCAGTGCCTGGAGGACACGGAATGCAAGCAGTAGCACTTAGAATAGCAGGTGACAAAGCAGTGTTCTATAGAGTCGGGATTCTGGGGACGCAGGACACTCTGTTGGATGACACTGGATCACACTACTTCTACCAGAGTCACATTCGAGGAAGTGTTGACTTCATCTTTGGAAGATCAAGATCACTCTATGAG GACTGTGTCATTCAGTCGACCGCTAAGAATTGGGGAGCAATTGCAGCTCATCACAGGGATTTACCATATGAAAATACAGGGTTCTCTTTTGTAAACTGCAGGATCACTGGAACTGGCAGTATCCTTTTGGGAAGAGCTTGGGGAGTCTATTCAAGAGTAGTATTCTCACACTGTAACATGGATGATATAATTACTCCATCAGGATGGAGTGATTGGATGGAACCGTCCAGGCAGAA GACTGTTGTGTTCGGGGAATACCAGTGCAGGGGCAGAGGAGCAGATAAGAGAGGCCGTGTGCCATGGTCGAAGTCTTTCAGTTACGAGGAAGTTAGACCTTTCCTGGACAAGAAATTCATAGACGGAGAACAATGGCTTAGACTTTAG
- the LOC108994337 gene encoding uncharacterized protein LOC108994337 produces MTGTSHSFVEWREEFVSQERGNRVVHYFLKDSSGESILAVVGTERSVRHMFYVVSEEFLQVYGKESSIHAGYKWRSRREVVDWLTSMLSKQHLHGGSELPKFDPIQALGAPNSAMDGMGAPQTQAADDTGQIAIFKGHHPDIVWSGVAWKCGKQLKHYPSFCRNGTTIAIQSFVFVMAKGENHYLAYLEDLYEDKRGQKKVKVRWFHHTQEVEGIIPIRNPHPKEVFMTPYVQVISAECVDGPATVLTREHYEKCTSSFPHPQCARIHLCYRQFRNNRVKPFDLSKLRGYFDQPILSCLVPNPFSRPESICLGLNGEEAEQLSSGENVKVGAKRTRSGRAFRSFAADHSGVRNSVRIHQTIMYEPYENLDHSLSGSGRLLSLKHVGCHLWYTPLFKVDEKIELLCHDSGIRGCWFRCTVLQVSRKQMKVQYDDVQDEDGYGNLEEWIPTFKMAMADKLGMRHLGRSAIRPAPPNEEQVDLAIEVGTAVDAWWSDGWWEGVVTGLDDSGDSTMQIYFPGESILLNVQKKDLRKSKDWMGDRWVDIQGKPDILSALSATIGLDSKLSPSSNIAKDIKSGVSMSCADSSTRFNIVVDEKLDLPAVTSSDGLPEDMERVIDNKSPPLNDKGNRFDGVDTKGSCNNVDDVHGDEDDDNDKHDNDGESGDETQNFDSGQNCKAELMELAGQDVQ; encoded by the exons ATGACTGGAACTAGTCACTCTTTTGTGGAGTGGAGAGAAGAGTTTGTATCGCAGGAGCGTGGCAATCGTGTGGTTCACTATTTCCTAAAGGATTCCTCTGGGGAGTCCATCCTTGCAGTAGTGGGAACTGAGAGAAGTGTTAGGCACATGTTCTATGTTGTTTCCGAGGAGTTCTTGCAGGTATATGGGAAGGAAAGTTCTATTCATGCTGGTTATAAGTGGCGATCGAGAAGAGAGGTTGTAGACTGGCTTACGTCTATGCTATCCAAGCAGCATTTACATGGAGGGTCCG AATTACCAAAATTTGATCCAATACAAGCTTTAGGGGCTCCCAACTCCGCAATGGATGGAATGGGTGCTCCACAGACTCAAGCAGCAGATgataca GGCCAAATTGCGATTTTCAAGGGACATCATCCAGATATTGTCTGGTCAGGTGTTGCATGGAAATGTGGCAAACAGCTCAAGCATTACCCATCATTTTGCAGAAATGGGACTACAATAGCT ATTCAATCCTTCGTCTTTGTCATGGCTAAGGGGGAAAATCACTATCTTGCTTATCTGGAAGATTTGTATGAAGACAAGAGGGGTCAGAAAAAGGTGAAAGTGAGGTGGTTTCATCACACTCAGGAAGTCGAGGGCATAATTCCTATACGAAATCCTCACCCAAAAGAAGTTTTCATGACTCCATATGTACAGGTCATTAGTGCAGAGTGTGTCGATGGTCCTGCCACAGTCTTAACTCGTGAACATTATGAAAAATGCAcctcttcttttcctcatcctcAATGTGCCAGAATACATCTGTGTTATAGGCAGTTCAGAAACAACAGAGTGAAGCCATTTGACCTCAGCAAATTGCGTGGCTACTTTGATCAACCAATTCTCTCTTGTTTGGTTCCCAATCCCTTCTCAAGGCCCGAGTCTATATGCCTTGGCCTGAATGGGGAAGAAGCTGAACAGTTGAGTTCAGGTGAGAATGTAAAGGTGGGAGCTAAGAGGACAAGAAGTGGTAGGGCGTTTCGAAGTTTTGCTGCAGATCATTCAGGGGTCAGAAATTCTGTTAGAATTCACCAGACTATAATGTATGAACCTTACGAGAACTTAGACCATAGTTTGTCAGGCAGCGGGAGATTGCTTTCCCTAAAGCACGTTGGGTGTCACCTTTGGTATACTCCACTATTTAAGGTTGATGAAAAAATAGAGTTGCTCTGCCACGATAGTGGCATTCGAGGCTGCTGGTTCAGGTGTACAGTCTTGCAGGTATCACGAAAACAGATGAAAGTTCAATATGATGATGTGCAGGATGAAGATGGATATGGAAATCTTGAG GAATGGATCCCAACTTTTAAAATGGCCATGGCTGATAAACTTGGCATGAGGCATCTGGGTCGCTCTGCAATTAGGCCAGCCCCTCCTAATGAGGAACAAGTAGACCTTGCAATTGAGGTTGGGACTGCAGTTGATGCATGGTGGAGTGATGGCTGGTGGGAAGGAGTTGTGACTGGATTGGATGATTCTGGTGATAGTACTATGCAAATTTACTTTCCCG GTGAGAGCATACTATTGAACGTACAAAAAAAGGATCTAAGAAAATCCAAAGATTGGATGGGAGATCGGTGGGTTGATATACAGGGAAAGCCCGACATACTCTCAGCCCTATCTGCAACTATTGGCTTGGACTCTAAGCTTTCCCCATCCTCAAACATTGCCAAGGACATCAAATCTGGTGTTTCTATGTCATGTGCTGATAGCAGTACTCGATTTAATATTGTTGTAGACGAAAAGCTCGACTTACCTGCAGTCACCAGTTCTGATGGCCTTCCTGAAGATATGGAAAGGGTCATTGATAATAAGTCACCACCATTAAATGACAAGGGAAATAGGTTTGATGGTGTTGACACGAAGGGCAGTTGTAATAATGTGGATGATGTCCATggtgatgaagatgatgacaaTGACAAACATGACAATGATGGTGAGAGTGGTGATGAAACTCAGAATTTCGATTCTGGGCAGAATTGTAAAGCAGAACTCATGGAACTGGCAGGACAAGATGTTCAATAA
- the LOC108994360 gene encoding DNA-dependent metalloprotease WSS1-like, translating into MNLDDLNKVWDIKTLKKPGENEARKILERIAKQVQPIMRKHKWKVKVLSEFCPNNPSILGLNVGGGVHVKLRLRRPNRDWDFFPFDQVLDTMLHELCHNVHGPHNASFYNLWDELRKECEELMAKGITGTGEGFDLPGRRLGGFSHQPPLSSLHKSALEAAEKRARSGSLLPSGPRRLGGDNTIMVALSPIQAAAMAAERRLQDDIWCGSQSCKASEDEESSSGILHDFVSSQQSGGSSRSDGGSSAHSVDANFVDLSINTSKRSCRSDTTSFSQATCHPESNFVDLSSPLSSDLGSSLDTIRDRTLNAEEFPMWECGTCTLLNAPLAPICELCSTQKRKDVHTNYKVWSCKFCTLENSVKLEKCCACGQWRYSHGAPVSIQARNLGT; encoded by the exons ATGAATTTGGACGATCTTAACAAGGTATGGGATATCAAAACCCTGAAAAAGCCTGGAGAAAACGAAGCGAGGAAGATTCTGGAGAGAATAGCGAAGCAGGTCCAGCCCATCATGCGTAAACACAAATGGAAGGTCAAAGTTCTCTCCGAATTCTG TCCAAACAATCCGTCTATTTTGGGGTTGAATGTGGGAGGTGGGGTGCATGTGAAGCTGAGGCTCCGGAGGCCTAACAGGGATTGGGATTTCTTCCCTTTTGATCAAGTTCTTGATACAATGCTTCATGAGCTTTGCCATAACGTCCATGGCCCGCACAATGCCAGCTTCTACAATCTCTGGGATGAACTCAGAAAG GAATGTGAGGAGCTGATGGCCAAGGGAATAACAGGCACAGGAGAGGGCTTTGATCTTCCTGGGAGGCGATTGGGTGGTTTCTCTCATCAGCCTCCTCTTTCATCTCTCCACAAAAGTGCACTAGAGGCTGCAGAAAAGAGAGCACGATCAGGATCTCTGCTACCATCTGGACCCAGGCGTCTTGGTGGTGATAACACTATTATGGTTGCACTTAGTCCAATACAAGCTGCTGCAATGGCTGCAGAGAGAAGATTACAGGATGATATCTGGTGTGGGTCTCAGTCTTGCAAAGCTTCTGAGGATGAAGAAAGTAGTTCTGGTATTTTACATGACTTTGTATCTTCACAACAAAGTGGAGGAAGCTCGAGGTCAGATGGTGGTTCCAGTGCACATTCTGTGGATGCCAATTTTGTAGATTTATCTATCAATACTTCAAAAAGAAGTTGCAGATCAGATACCACTTCATTTTCTCAAGCTACTTGCCATCCAGAATCTAATTTTGTAGATTTATCTAGTCCGTTATCTTCTGATCTGGGGAGTAGTTTGGATACAATACGTGACAGAACACTGAATGCAGAGGAATTTCCCATGTGGGAGTGTGGAACATGCACTTTATTGAATGCT CCATTGGCTCCAATATGTGAGCTCTGTAGCACTCAAAAGCGAAAAGATGTTCATACAAACTACAAAGTCTGGTCCTGTAAATTTTGTACACTGGAAAACAGTGTGAAGTTGGAGAAATGCTGTGCCTGTGGTCAGTGGAGATACTCACACGGTGCACCTGTGTCCATCCAAGCACGGAATCTTGGAACTTGA
- the LOC108994377 gene encoding zinc transporter 11 — protein sequence MPRFFLFLSLLLLLLLSASAHSGHDDGDSDAIDHDLDLRSRPLILAKIWCLIIIFIATFVAGVSPYFFKWNEGFLTLGTQFAGGVFLGTALMHFLSDANETFEDLTTKEYPFAYMLACAGYLLTMLADCVISYVYGKGNGAGSRAADLEHQGGVEQRKSINNGVTSQGQHQVHQGSVAAVGSLGDSILLIVALCFHSVFEGIAIGVADTKADAWKALWTISLHKIFAAIAMGIALLRRIPNRPLLSCVAYAFAFAISSPIGVAIGIIIDATTQGAVADWIFAISMGLACGVFIYVSINHLLSNGFIPQKTVTADTPSLKFFAVLLGIGVIAVVMIWDT from the exons ATGCCTcgcttcttcctcttcctctccctcctcctcctcctcctcctctccgcCTCTGCTCACAGCGGCCACGACGATGGCGACAGCGACGCAATCGACCACGACCTTGACCTTCGCTCCAGGCCTTTGATACTGGCTAAGATATGGTGCTTGATAATTATCTTCATAGCCACTTTCGTCGCCGGCGTTTCCCCCTACTTCTTCAAGTGGAACGAGGGCTTCTTGACTCTCGGGACTCAGTTTGCTGGTGGTGTTTTCTTGGGCACGGCGCTGATGCACTTTCTCAGCGACGCCAACGAGACTTTCGAGGACTTGACAACAAAAGAGTACCCGTTTGCTTACATGTTGGCTTGCGCCGGCTACTTGTTGACCATGCTTGCGGATTGTGTTATCTCCTACGTGTATGGCAAGGGAAACGGTGCTGGGTCCCGTGCTGCTGATCTCGAGCATCAAG gTGGAGTTGAGCAACGGAAAAGTATTAATAACGGCGTGACTTCACAAGGACAGCATCAG GTCCATCAAGGCTCCGTTGCTGCTGTGGGTTCACTTGGGGATAGCATTTTGTTGATTGTCGCCTTGTGTTTCCATTCTGTCTTTGAGGGTATTGCGATTGGAGTTGCCGATACAAAAGCTGATGCCTGGAAAGCCTTATGGACAATCTCTTTGCACAAGATATTTGCAGCCATTGCCATGGGTATTGCTCTCCTCCGCAGGATTCCGAACCGTCCTCTCTTGTCATGTGTAGCCTATGCTTTTGCATTTGCCATTTCAAGTCCAATCGGTGTGGCCATTGGAATCATTATTGATGCCACAACTCAGGGTGCTGTGGCAGATTGGATCTTTGCCATATCAATGGGTCTTGCATGTGGAGTTTTCATCTATGTATCCATAAACCACCTACTATCAAACGGTTTTATACCACAGAAGACTGTCACCGCAGACACGCCATCTCTCAAGTTTTTTGCAGTGTTGTTAGGCATTGGGGTTATAGCTGTTGTGATGATTTGGGACACTTGA
- the LOC108994387 gene encoding mitochondrial import inner membrane translocase subunit TIM50-like has protein sequence MSFPRLRSRLASLLTKHHRRPLSSDVQPFASSPASASAAAVAPPPPNTTTDTPLGPFDASISSSNKGWRFLKYGLIGALTGATATAGYASYAYTLDDIDVKTRALRSSVNFNATDDASAVEKFKGLLYSAAMTVPAKAVELYLEMGRLIEEQVQSFAEPYAEKLLPDLHPAEQHVFTLVLDLQETLIHYDWTREKGWQTLKRPGVDAFLEHLAQFYEIVIYSDEQSMFVDPVVERLDPKHCIRYRLSKGATKYQNGNHYRDLSKLNRNPGKILYLSGHALEGCLQSENCVPVKPWKQHETDDTALLDFIPFLEFVARTSPPDIRPVLASYQGCEIPTEFIRRSKDYQRRMEEQKQHGRLWKR, from the exons ATGTCCTTCCCCAGACTCCGATCCCGCCTCGCCTCCTTGCTCACGAAGCACCACCGACGCCCATTAAGCTCCGACGTCCAGCCATTTGCCTCGTCGCCTGCATCTGCATCTGCCGCTGCTgttgctcctcctcctcctaatACTACTACAGATACTCCTCTGGGTCCTTTCGATGCGAGCATTTCAAGCAGCAACAAAGGTTGGAGGTTTCTCAAGTACGGTCTCATCGGAGCCCTCACCGGAGCCACCGCCACTGCAGGCTACGCCTCATATG CGTACACTTTGGATGATATCGACGTGAAGACGAGGGCATTACGATCATCAGTGAATTTCAATGCGACGGACGATGCCTCGGCTGTTGAA AAATTTAAAGGCTTGCTTTACTCTGCTGCAATGACAG TGCCTGCTAAAGCAGTTGAGCTTTACTTGGAAATGGGGAGGCTAATCGAAGAGCAAGTTCAG AGTTTTGCTGAACCATACGCAGAGAAGCTTCTTCCGGATTTGCATCCTGCAGAGCAACATGTTTTTACACTTGTTCTAGATCTGCAAGAGACCCTAATTCACTATGATTGGACG CGAGAGAAAGGCTGGCAAACTCTCAAAAGACCTGGAGTTGATGCTTTCTTGGAACATCTGGCTCAGTTCTATGAAATTGTCATATATTCTGACGAGCAGAGTATG TTTGTAGATCCTGTTGTAGAAAGGCTGGATCCTAAGCATTGCATACGATATAGGCTATCTAAGGGCGCTACCAAGTACCAGAATGGGAACCATTACAGA GATCTTTCAAAGCTTAACAGGAATCCTGGAAAGATTCTTTATTTGAGTGGCCATGCGCTTGAAGGTTGCCTTCAATCAGAGAACTGTGTTCCTGTCAAGCCATGGAAGCAGCATGAGACAGATGATACAGCTCTTTTGGATTTTATACCATTTCTTGAAT TTGTTGCCCGTACCAGTCCACCTGATATCAGACCAGTACTGGCATCATACCAAGGGTGTGAGATCCCAACAGAGTTCATTAGGCGTTCTAAAGACTATCAgag GCGAATGGAAGAACAGAAGCAGCATGGTCGTTTATGGAAGCGTTGA